The region GGCACCTCAGAGCGATGGGTTATTGGTTTTTCTGACCTAATGTCTGACCCCTGGTGACAGGCTGCAGGGGAAGAataagccacgccccctttacatatttcacttcctggttaggggttagggttaggggtttgggATTAACTTTAAATATCCATCTAACAAAGTCCCTTTATCCACCACCCCCATTCCTGAGAATGAGTATTAGTGTTATCTACTCCACACAGATAATCATGATTGTGTCACTTAATTAAAGTCAAAAAGTTAAAAAGTTCATCCTGACTCTTGTTTGCTTTGTAATTAGAGTCTTTAGAGTTTTACAGTAGCTTTTAATTGGATTCCTTTTACTGCTATTTCATTTTGGTTAAAGCTTCATTTAATTTTCAGACCTGTTGTCTAAATTAAGTGGTTACATTATCTTTTCTTATGCCTTTTAACCCATTTTAACACTACATTATAAGCACACATAATGACCCTCGCTTCACCCACAACTAATCCAGTTACCTTCAAACCCTGCAGCCTAAAACATTGAGGCTTCTATCAGACATACAGCTGACCGGCTGCCTCATCACGGTAGGACAGCCATGATCTACTTCTTTTAATAATGCCATTGGCTCTCTTGTTTTTAGCTCCGTGGGCTCAGCACATCCACTAAATCTACAGTTGTACGAGAGGATAACATTGCTTCAGTGGGGAACTGGTGGTTACTGAGGCAGAACACTGATCTCATGACTTGTATTTGGTTGTGGATCGTACTGGGAGCAGTGGACCTCTCTCATTTGTCTCAAGCTATCAGGATCATTTGCTAATACAAAACCCAAAAGAGCAGGGATGCGGAGGATGGGCTGCAGGGGCTTCACGTAGTGCCAAAATTGAAGCAACTCATGTAAAAAGAGGACATGCTGGAGCTTGCTTTCATAAATAATTTTCCAACACTGTTGATGTAAAACAGCAAGGTGGCAGTGAGTCAGAGCAGAGCCAAGCAGAAAGTACAATTTGCAACTCCTGTGTAATAAACGGGTTTGAATGTAATGGAGACATAATCAGGAGCAGATCATGTCAAATGAAGTTTGTCTGACCTGGTCTACAGATCCTACAGACACATCACCTCTAATTCTAATTGTTTGCATTATCTGACTGCTGATTTTCTGCTTCATGGGTTTCAGGCATGCTAATACCCTCTATTAGGCCATTCCTTTAAATGAGTTATCCCATGTGCTGTGTACCATAAAGCAGTCCTTCCTTATTTCCTGCCTAATTCTGAAGCCATTTCAAAGATTCAAACAGATGGTTTGAATATTCAGAATGCATCTGGAAACTCACCTGTCCACGCTGATCACGCACAGGGTCATGATGGAGGCCGTGCAGCACATTACATCCATCCCGATGAATATGTTGCAGAATACCTCTCCAAAAAGCCATTTGCCCCCGGTGAGATCGGTGACTATCACAAAGGGCATCACAACTATGGCCACTGACAGGTCCGCCACGGCCAGGGACACCAGAAGGTAGTTGGAAGGCTGTCTCAGTTTCTTCACCACACTCACTGCGATCACCACAAGCGTGTTCCCCATCACCGTCACCGCCGTGATGATCGCCAGCATCACCCCGATAAAGATCTTCTGCGGGCGCCCGAAATCCAATAGCTGCTCCCCGCATGACTCGTTCCACATGCTCGTGGGACTGATGGTGACCAGGACGGTGTAAAGACGCTGCAGAGTGCCATTTAGAACTTCGGAAATATCCTCCTTCTTGTTAAAAGTGTGCTCGATTCTCGAAGTATTGAACATCACGACAGCGTTATCTCAAGAGCAATGCGAAGGGCGCCTCGCCAGTGCCAATTACGCGCATGTTTGGATTCGTGCAAGCCGCGCTCGGCTCCCCGTCAGCGGTTTGAGATGGATTATATTCCCAACGAACCACATCAGAGACACCAACAATTCACTGACGCTGTTCACCGAGTTCTATTTAGAAAGCAGTCCAGGAAGTGCGATAGGTGCGCGCTTCATCCCTGAAGAAAAAGCAACTTCCATAAAGAGAGGGAGACGATAAAAGTTACAGGTCTGACGCGAAGCAGCAGCTCCAAATGTGGGACTCGTTTCACTTAAAGGGCAAACGTGGTCTGCTCAGGGAGTTGCGTTGCGCAAACCGCACCTATCCGTGTGACTCATAACTGGAGACGCGCTGGAGTGGCGCGACGCCGCTTCCGAATCCGAATAATTCACTCTCTTTGCGCACGAGCAGAAAGTATTCCCCCCCGCACCTCCCACAACGACATCGAAATAGCCTGCGTGCTATTTAATTCTGTAAAGTTGAATTCTATAgatagaattttattttttccatctctATTGTCTGCACTGGCCGAACACGTGAACAAACACAACCGAATCACTTCAGCACCAGAATCCCTTCAAGTTCAACTGAATAAAATCATTTATAGTTTTAATGATGCCTAAAAGAGGTGGTCTGTGATCTAAATATACATTATGCAATTCCCACAAGCCTCTTTAATGTGACAAGAAATGAGCCTGCAGCCATTTTGTCATCAATCCAAACAAGGAAAATTATTCTTTATAAATACATCACAGCAATAACGTTATTTGACAGAAACCACGTGTTTATATACTATTGTGTACTTTTTAGTTGTGATTTTTGTTGTCCAGAATGAAATCAAGCATTGCCAATGATTCTAAAAAAGAGTGACACCATATGGGAAAGTCTCTCTTAACATGGCCCCTTGCAGGCCACAACAGCTGTgtccccccacccgcccccagGCTTTGGAAGGACCCTGTAtgtgcttttttatttatttattttttccctacCCCACAATTCTCTCAGCCTGCCTTCACTGAGCCATCACACATCAGCCACCACAGCCGTGGCCTTTACCTCGCATTACCTACTGGCCTCTGACAGACAGGCTTGTAATGACTGTCACATCAGATTAACGCCAGTGACCAGTGCCAGTGAGAGCTCCTGCTGTCACTAAGATTTGGTCTTTTCTACCAAAACTGATCACAGAAGCATCAGAGGAGACGGGTCTGGGTTCCAAGGTGGAAAGCCTCGGAGATGAATGCTCAGGGCTTATGCAAAGCACCCAGCGAGGGTCTTGTCTGAGGGGTTAAATGGGTTTGGATTACTGCTCCCTGACAGCAATGATGAGAATCAGTGAGATAACAAATGATTCTGCAGAACCTTCAAATAATCCTTTCCTGGAGGAATGGAGGATCATTCCCCAATTTCCAATTCAAATGGAATTAATCAAGTCACCATTTATTACTCACTCTGAACTCACAGAATGGACCCGGCCCAGGCTGTCGTCTACCAGCCTTTTTCTGTtaacttttcatttttcaatCAGTCACAGTTAATACAAAATAATACTTTTACCTGCTTGCTGGGCAAAGAGGCTTTAACATGGTTAATGACATATTTCTGGAATTAAGGtgaatgatttttcttttattatttcagtCTTCATTTGCAAACTGAGGCAAAACAGCTATAAAACTGAAACTTTATACGAAGGAATGGTTGAACCAAGCAGAAAATGCAAAGACGATGCCTTGATGACAGTTTTGAATGTTGGATTGACAACATAGCAACACCTTTTAGAATAAACAAGCTAAATAATGTGGACCCACAAGTGAAGATGGTAGAGACAAACGTTAGACTGGACAGCATGAACTAGTAACTAGAAAATGAGACAGTTTCATTATAATGTCAGGTTTTACATATTATTGTGGTTGCTTCCAACATTTTgctgtttcttcttcctttccAACAAGAAGACTCCTGACAGGTGAGGCCCAATGATTCATTGTCTAATTTGAACCAATTTGTAAAAAGGACTTCAAAATGAGAACTTGATTGATCCCCCTTGCTGTCATTGTCCTCTGTGGCCTGTCGGGATGTGAGGCTGAGTCATTCCTGCTCACAGGCCGCCGCAGCAGCTGTAAATAGGCCGAAAATCCAAAATGTTAAAGATGCGGGCTGCTACCAGGTTTGACCTGTGATTACATCAGCGTGTCAATCATCTTTTTGACAGTTAAATGTCAGAGTCCACTGCCAACAGCTGCCCTCGGGTCTGATCCACACATGCTGCATTAGACGTGACAGGTAACACCATTAACTGTCCCAGTTTGGAGCCAAATTGTGCCATTGAACAGAACAGGCGTAATCTTCTCTGTCAATCATTTGTAGCCAAATATCTGCCGCTGAGACGCAAATTAAAGCTGAGGGCCAGTGGCTGCTGATTGCCCTCGTCTTTTCAAAGGCCAGAGGGACGTAAACATCGAACATCTTGTCTTTCTGAAGAGGGAGAAGAGTGACCGTAACCTTAATAATGTGACCCAGTCAGGCCTGGATGGAGGCGGCAAACAGCtcacttaaaaaaaacctcattccAAGAAAGGACAAAAAGACAACTGAAGAAAAACTATCTGATGTAACTGCTTTATGTTGAGAGAAGCATGAAtaagaggtaaaaaaaatagcACAGAGAAGGTCGATCTTTTTATTACTTGCTTTTCATTCACACATTTAAAGACTGAGTAAACACATTTCACAAATGAGCACCTCAACAGCTCCAAATATGAAAAGAGAACTCTGTGAAGAGACCGACTGATGAACTGGAGGAAGGAAACGTCACATTCCATTTCTCATCTTTGTTTCCTGtagagcaaaataaaaaaaaacacctcaaagACTAAAACAGGGTGTCTGTTAGAAGCCCGTGTTCAAACATCCTGAAACAGAGAACGAGGTCATATCACTTTGTTGTTATTGACATGGACAGGCTTATTTCTCTGCAGAGCAACACATGTTACAGATTTAAATGGCATGTATTCACCCAAGGCTGTGTTATGGCTGGGCTTAGAACATCAATAGCATCACCTCCCTGCATACAATAATAGACACCAAAGCTCTCCTCCCCTTGGAGGCGTCTGCCTTCACCTGTGATCTCCAAAAAAGACTtggggtaaataaataaatgctaataATAGCAGTAATAAGCACTTCTTCAGCTTGCTTCCTGTTTGGATTGTTAAAGGTTGGATGCTGAAGAGGAATAtgacctttattttgtttttaacataAAGCTGAACTCTGCTGAAGGAAGGAGTCTattatttttagcttttttcATAAGCAGTTGTCAAGGTTTGTTCCCATTTCAATGTGTACCAAAGATCAAATAGGTGTTCTTTTATGCGTGGAAGGAGACAACCCCCACAGTTTGTGAATATGTGTAAGATGTTGGATTTGTTGATCAAGCATGTTGAACCTGATACACATGATagatattttctttcttcctaGATAAAAGGAGCAGGCGCCCCATACAACAAAAGTGTAAGGTTAACATAAATATTGTAATTCCTGTTGTCAATCTTGAACTTCCTTTTTAGAGGGGGAGTCTGTGTATGTTGAGAGTGCAAAAGAATGGTTACtttctaaaaaataaatttaaaaaagatcaTCTGTTCTCAGAAGAACCAAAGTTTAGCATAATGTTGCCGCCTCAATGCCTCTGGGGGCATTTCTGTCTGTCATATTTAAAAAGTGCATTAGACTGATTGGCCATGCGTGTGACTGCTGACCCAAAAACCAAATCTCTGTACAGTTATACATTTTAAAGAGCAGTAATCACCTTCTGCCTGACAAAATACCTCCAGTTTCCTACACTTTCTTAAGGTCTACAAAACATTTATGAAATTCAATTAATCCTTTATAGTTCCCGACACACATTTAAAATCCAAAAATTGTTACTTTAGTTTTTCGTTCACGATATAACAGAAGATCGACACTAGGTGGcgtcatatttcatatttcaagaCAACTACAATCTGTGACTGACAGGTCCAGTAGACCAATACCATCCTGCAGAATCTGGGGATTGTCCTATCAGAACAGCGAATGGGCGGTGATCCCTCGGGTTGATGGATTAATTTAGACTTGTTTCGACGTCGAGCCAGGTAGAAGAAATAGCGCTCCACTTTAATGTAAGTAGTTTCTACCACAATGTCAACTATTTGCGCTCATGATGTTTAACAAAATCTGCAAAATCTTCCTTTTCTTTAGTTTATACTTGCGTTTAATTGGGTTTTTAGCCTCACGTTTAATTGCTTGGTCACGTGATTTGTTAGCTAGATAGCTACCTAggtattttcacttttttgttgttgttcaagCAAGGTGACCTCGGTTGTTAAGGTgaaaagtttttatttattttattggacGGATTAATAAGCACCCTGGTTGACGGTGACATTAAAGTAAGTTTGGAGGCTGAGGATTAAGGCGCCATATTGTCTGGCTAATAACCGTTGCCGCTAAATTGTCAGACAACTTTAAATGGCCTTTAAATGGTCAATTTAAACAACGATCTCTTTTTGGGTTTTGAAatgggagaagagggaggagatcGAGCCAATACGCCCAAGCCTCCATCACGAAAAAGCGACGAAACGGGCGCAGTTTGAATGAGTGCGATCGGTCCAGAAATATGAAGGAAAAAACGTGTTGGAAATCTAAATCAAAaataatgtaaaagaaaaaatcctCAGGTCATGATGGTGTTGGTCACATTGTGTCATTGATGTACAATAAATCCTCTGTTACTAAAATGGGAGCGGTTTACTCACTGTATAGATGTACTCGTTATGTAAACTTCTGCAATTTAATTTCACAGCTGACCAATGGACTCGAACACGCCGCCTGACCTCGAGAGGATGACGGGCGTTCCGCCGTTGGGACGCGGAAGAGCAATGCAGCCTCTGCAGGTTTTTGCAGGACATGGTAGAGGGCTGTCCCTCTCCGCAGGAGCGCTGGGTATAGGACAGACCAGAAGTTTCCCCAGTTCCCATGATACTTCCCAAGGACGGGGAGAGACACTCCCACCTACTCAACCCGTGTGTGGACGTGCACAAGGACTGGTGGCACAGTCAGACCAAGGCAGAGGCCTTCTCCTTTCAACTGGGGAAGCAAAAGTAGGGGTGGCAAGAGGTGCCATCTTCCAGGGTCTGAAGCCACAACAGCAACCAGGCACTCTATCTGATCCCATAACCCAACATGTAACGCAAGAGCCTGCTGCTACGAAACCGGTGTAGATTAGATGCTTGCTTTCCCCTTAAATTCCACATAAAGCCTCTGTGCCACGCGTCGCCATTAATCGGGTGCGACATGCTCGATCACAAATGCACTTGACAATTATTACTACTCAATTTAAACACCTCAGAAACCTGAGCTGACAATTAACTGGATGGTTGAACCCGACGTTCACACCCAAAACTCATTTTGGTTTGTATCCTTGTAGAAAGGCTCCACGGTGTTTGTAAAAAATAATTCCACTTTAACCATCAATTTCTCCTTGTCTATCTTTCCTCGGAACCTCGCTTTTACAACGTGCGTAATAGGATGTGAACTGTCCATACACAGGATTGTCGTATCGTAGCATTTACCATGTGTCGTGTGTGTTTTCGGTGTGGTGAACATCGTGGAGGCGAAGTTGctgaaaaataaaactggaGAGTACCTCCACCACAGCGGAGCGCCGTGGTGCCTCTGGGACGCACTGAGGCACTCGCTGTGGAAATGCAGCTACTCACTAGAATGGAAGTGTATCTGCTTCACAGTGCGAGATGCTTTATGTGGAAATTGGGGGTCACTTTTCTCTGGATATATTTCCCCATATTATGAAAGCTAACGCCTTTGGCTGTTTGCAGGTGGGACTGCCAGCACATGCTGAAAGATCAGCACTTGTCTCCATGTTCAGAGGAATAGGCATTGATCACGCTTTGATCCCACTGGGAAGAGGATTGTGTCCTGTGGGTCAGTAAAGTTCATTGAAAAATCACTGTATCGGCTTCACCAGTAATATCAGTGGAATTCTAAATTTGTAGTGTTTATGTTCTACATGATCCATTCTGGTGAACTTAATTTTTTTGTGCAGGAAGAGAAACGGGAGAGGTGAAGCCACTGGAAGGTTCCCCGGTAAGTGGGATAAGTAGACCAGAGAGCAGGCACCAACCTGAGGAGATGATGGGGAGAGGAAGTAGGTATGTAATCAGGAGAGACAAGTGGTCCTGAAGTGATTTTGTGGGACACTCGTGTGTAAGGAGAATTCTGTGGAAGTGCTTGGGTAACATTCAGGAGTCTTATATTTTTGAGCTTCTCTATAGTAGTTTACCTTTAATTTTCAGCATACGTTTCAAAAACCCTTCCACCCCCTGATCTTACAGTTTCAGAAGCCCAGCCTTTTCTCACCAGACGATGGTGGGGATTGGAAGAGCTGCGGTTCCCCAAATGGCAGCAGGGAGAGGTTTTTTAGTAGGTCTCACTCCTCCTGGAGCTGacaaacaggcacacacaaTCTGTGAGAGTCAACCTACTGGTAAGAAATACAGCAAAATGTCTCTTGGATACTTGCCTTGTCCTTCTGTTTTAATAACATAAGAGATGTCTAGATGATATCTAAGAAGATAACTGCATTTTAGAATGCAAATAATGTCATGAACTTTGACCTCAGCACCGACCACTGAAGACGTATTTGATGTTCCTGCTGTTGAACctgtgaagaaggagctgaaaaTGGAGGAAGTTCGGTAAATATTCTTAAAGAGAAGGCAAAATGCACATCAAATCCCAGTGTCTTGACGTTCACAATGATGCTGTGACAACTGCTCCTGTATCAAGACCGTTAGCAGCTGTATTGATAGGAGTTGGATGAATGATCGTGTGGCGATGAATGTCGTGTTCTCCATCTGATATCAGCAAACCGCTTGACAAGAGTGGAACAAAAGGAACTCCTTTAGCCATTGGCTCAAACCACATCCCAGTAAACTGCAGGAATGAAGCCGTTTATCAATACCATGTTTCATTCACGTAAGTATCGCTGTGAATGTTACGTGTTGAGCAATAGTTTAACTGTTAAGTGTTCAGGTTGCAATTAATGTCTACACAGATGGTTTTCAATAGTTTTGTTATTTCctgtattaaaataaatccacAGATGCATTTTGAAAGGGTATGTTTTTTGAAACGATTCTTTCCCGTATTGGGTGATTTCTTGCAGTCCCAATATTGAATCAATGGCCATGCGTTTTGCCATGATGGAGGCTCACCGCTCCACCACAGGGAGCGTCGTAGCTTTCGATGGCTCCATACTCTACCTGCCTGTTAAGTTGGACAATGTATGTTTCAGTAGTTGAGTCTCCAGGGcatttgggttagggttggggagtgTCAGGGAATTCTAACgaatttatttttccattgtGTTTGCAGGAGGTTCATCTCAAAGCTGTGAGACGCACTGATGGAGAGGAGATACAAATTAAAATCCAGATGACGAAGATTTTACCACCCACCTCTGACTTGTGTCTCCCGTTCTACAACGTTGTGCTGAGGAGGTAATCTTTTGTTAACAGGTTTCCAAACATGACCTGAACTCAGGGAGCAAAATCTGAattaaatgaatttatttcaatGTACACAGACATTAAAATAGATCAATTTTGTGTGTTAAGGAAACTTAATGCAATTGGAAATGAAGCTATTGAATATATCCAATTTAAATTGCATTAGGTGTCTGAGAGATATAATGGAATTGTACACAAGCTCGCATTAGTTCCCATGTTGACTCAGATCTGGCTGTGGAGGGAAAATGCGTATGAAAGTGAGACTGctggagaaataaataaaatggaattactTGCCACATCTTCTGTCAGGTTTTACACTGGTGTTGGTTTGTCATTCAAGGGTAATGAAAATCATTGGCCTGAAGCTGGTGGGGCGAAACCATTACGATCCCGAAAGTGCCATCATCATCGGAAAACATCGGTAAGAGTCGCAATCGGAAAGACGAAGGCAACGGCTTCAGTCTCTTCATTATTCTCGGTTTTTCTAGGCTGCAGGTGTGGCCGGGCTATTCCACctgcatcaaacacacagacgGAGGCCTCTACATGTGTGTCGATGTCTCTCACAAAGTCTTGAGGAACGACTCGGTAATGGACATCATGTGAGTTACGGAGTTTGGAATATTGACCACATGTTATTTCGCGTGGCTTAGCTATGGTTTGGTGTGTTTGATAACATTTCTTGGCACCGAGTTAGAAATTGGCTCTGATTAATATTAAATTCTACAGGACATTTCATGTTtaattcaagagtactttattgatccctttagggggtgtccatcagggaaattagcatctccaaagaaacgtacagcactgtacaaaatttcccaccaccattacaccccattaaacctattaaagataataaaaatataataaaataagcaataaaatagaataaattaaaaatagaatatgaatataaatataaaactataaaaactataaaaatgcaACTTCAAACAGTACATGCAGTGAATACAGTTACATGAGATGCTTCATACTGATGGACATGTGAGTCATGCATATTTGAATATGGTATATCCATAGCCTGTCTATTGTGAACATCCTTAACACTTCTAACACTGCACTGTGGGGACCCGGTGGGATTGCAGGGTAAATGTGGGGGCAGCCTTTTCCAGATAGAGTGGCTCATCTATCAGATGTGCAGTCTTTTACAAAGTCTTGGCAGTCCTCTCTTACTcagaattggaaaaaaaaatgtctttaatgccAGGAATACATTATACcatcaaagcaaagaaaacTTTCAAGAGGAATGCACCAAAGAACTCGTCGGCAGCATCGTTATCACCCGCTACAACAACCGCACCTACCGGGTTGATGATATCAAGTGGAACCAATCCCCCAAAGACACCTTCACTTTAATGGATGGCACCAAAACCACTTTTGTGGAGTACTACAGGTGACAATGATCCATCACATCGGTGAAAGAGAAAATTACACTGCCCTTTTGTGTTCTGTGATAACGTTTGCTCATTGGACACTGGGCTTCCTCGTGTCGACAGTAAGAACTACGGGATTACAATTAAAGAGGTCGACCAGCCCCTGCTCCTGCACTGGCCAAAAGAGAGGTCGAAACCAGGAGGGAAGGTAAAATTGAATCACCCTCTCATTTTACACAATAAATTTGAGCAAATGTAAAGAAGTTGTGATGTAAAACATGTATAAAATTTGTTGAAACACTCGAATGATGATTTGTCCCAGAGAGTGATCAAAAATCTGTGTTTAGTTCTTTAAATATACATAAGATCTCTTCCTTTTTTGATGTACGATAATTTGGCAGCAGTGTATTGAATATTTGAGGAATTTGCCACCAAAGGTGAGATGTGCAGACGCCACCACCTGGATGGAGATGGTATTACAGGTGATATTACAGGGAGTACTTTAGATATAATTGAAATGTtaataatgttttgttttttagcaaATCAGCAGTGGGGAGATCCTTTTGGTGCCAGAGCTGTCCTTCATGACAGGAATCCCTGACAAAATGAGGAAAGACTTCAAAGCTATGAAGGTGCTCTAGCACGTTTTTCACTAACCTTTAGGTATAACATATCATCCGTGACCTTTCTGCTTTGGTTTTGTAAAAACTTCATCACAGCCTAACATAAATTTCCCTTTGTGATATTTGCTCGAGTTTCCTCTGTGAACCAGCTGCTTTTTGTCTTGTGTAGTGTGTCTAAGAGCGAAGACACTTGGAACTTAAGACATTTTCTTGAATGGTGTCTTTTGAACAAAATGGTCTTCCCTGCTGTCTGCTGATCTACAGTCAGCGTTCTTTGTCTCTGTCGTGCAAAGCTCAGAGTAAATTGTCAGGGTGCCGTTGGTGCTTTTAGAAGCTTGTGATCAGCTCAGCTGTTTTACATAATACACAGAATGAGAACAACTGCATAATAGGTGGGCAAAGTGCCTCACTTTGTTAAGAGAACCATCCTAAGAGTTTAAAGGTGACTCTCATGTTCTTTTCCTCAGGGCTGGACTCATTTATTCAGCTGTGCACTGTGCCGTGTTTCTCTTGTATTGCAGGACCTGAATATGCACATCAGTGTAACTCcagaacagcacacacactcggtcaaacagctgctgaagaacatcAGCACAAACCCTGAGAGCGTAAAGCAATTGGGGCAGTGGGGGCTGGAGATCGGCTCACAAATCTTGATGGTGAGTGTGCGTTACTGTTGCGTTAGATTACAATTGTCCTCTGTTCTTTGCACATGCCTCCAAGTTTGCCGCTGTTCTGCGTCGTTCTACATCAGCAGTATTGGTTTCCTGTTTTGCAGATTCAAGGTAGAAGTCTACCTCTTGAAACCATCTGCCTCCAGACTTCATCTTTTACAACAGGCACCGATTTTTCCTGGTCCAGAGAGGTTGTCAGATATGTCTCCATCAGCTGTGTGAGGAATTGTCTCATTCTGGACAGTCTAAATTCCTTTTTCTGATGGTGACATGTGTGCATATTGacatacacccccccaccccaaaagaGTGCCGATTGActccttttttattcattttattttagattCCCCTCAGTATCTGGGCTATCTTCTATCCTCGCCGCTGTGCAGAGCAGACTGAGGAGCTGGTTACAACCTTAAAGAAGGTGGCCGGACCTATTGGTGTTCATATGGAGAAGCCCATGTGGGTGGAGCTGAGAGATGATCACACTGACACTTATGTCAAGAGCATTCAGTCTCACCTCAATAGCCAGGTATGACATAATGGTTTGGCCTATATCTGCTGTCGTTAACTGGCATGAATTGAAGCTTTGCCAGACAAGTGCAATGACTGCAACTAAGTGTTGTACTTGCAGGATGCATGAGGTGTAGTTTAATCAATCAATAGTGGGATTGATCAAATAATTGTAATTGTTATTCATTTAAGGATTTGGCAGAACCTTATTTGTGTATGCCAGTACATTAGGATTAAGAACAGctttgatttcctttatttttgcgTGTGAGCAGGAAGCCTCCTGCACCTCGTTGTGGTGTAATGCTGCCACCTTTAGGTCAAACCTGTGACAACACTCAAACGTCACAAGAAGACTTTTCATTCTCTTTTTCTGGCTTGTTTAACTGGGACATTTAAATATATCTATGGTTTTATGTTGTCCTTAAAgtttaaatgaatgtttttgtggTTGTGTGATTGGTTTTGACTGAGTTATTTGTAGTTTTTGTGATGCTCTTTATTTCAGCCAAATATACAGCTTGTAGTGTGCATCATAATGGGCAACAGAGATGACCTTTATAGTGCCATAAAGAAGATCTGCTGTGTCAAAAATCCCATTCCATCCCAGGTTTGCAACACTGTCCACTGTCTGTACACATTTTATGTGAAGCATTGGGCActgaatgtttttaattttgtttttctccattaGGCTATAAATGTGCGAACAATTTCCCAACAAGCAAAGTTAAAAAGTATCGCACAGAAGATTCTGTTGCAAGTGAACAGCAAGTTGGGAGGAGAGTTGTGGACTGTCGGTATTCCTCTGGTGAGTGGTTatcaagatgtgtgtgtgtgtgtgtgtgtttatacattTATCATCATAATTAACATAAATGTATATTTGCTAGAAAAATCTGATGGTGGTTGGagttgatgttcatcatgacACCAGCAAGAGGCATCACTCAGTCATGGGGTTCGTCGCAACTGTCAATGGGTGAACTTTTTGTCCTACACTTATCCAGCGACACAAATTGCATCATCAGATAAACGATGTTCTGGTTTTATCACGTTTATTGACACTTTCTGCTGTAGAACTCTGACCC is a window of Takifugu flavidus isolate HTHZ2018 chromosome 5, ASM371156v2, whole genome shotgun sequence DNA encoding:
- the piwil2 gene encoding piwi-like protein 2, with amino-acid sequence MDSNTPPDLERMTGVPPLGRGRAMQPLQVFAGHGRGLSLSAGALGIGQTRSFPSSHDTSQGRGETLPPTQPVCGRAQGLVAQSDQGRGLLLSTGEAKVGVARGAIFQGLKPQQQPGTLSDPITQHVTQEPAATKPVGLPAHAERSALVSMFRGIGIDHALIPLGRGLCPVGRETGEVKPLEGSPVSGISRPESRHQPEEMMGRGSSFRSPAFSHQTMVGIGRAAVPQMAAGRGFLVGLTPPGADKQAHTICESQPTAPTTEDVFDVPAVEPVKKELKMEEVRKPLDKSGTKGTPLAIGSNHIPVNCRNEAVYQYHVSFTPNIESMAMRFAMMEAHRSTTGSVVAFDGSILYLPVKLDNEVHLKAVRRTDGEEIQIKIQMTKILPPTSDLCLPFYNVVLRRVMKIIGLKLVGRNHYDPESAIIIGKHRLQVWPGYSTCIKHTDGGLYMCVDVSHKVLRNDSVMDIMNTLYHQSKENFQEECTKELVGSIVITRYNNRTYRVDDIKWNQSPKDTFTLMDGTKTTFVEYYSKNYGITIKEVDQPLLLHWPKERSKPGGKQISSGEILLVPELSFMTGIPDKMRKDFKAMKDLNMHISVTPEQHTHSVKQLLKNISTNPESVKQLGQWGLEIGSQILMIQGRSLPLETICLQTSSFTTGTDFSWSREVVRYVSISCIPLSIWAIFYPRRCAEQTEELVTTLKKVAGPIGVHMEKPMWVELRDDHTDTYVKSIQSHLNSQPNIQLVVCIIMGNRDDLYSAIKKICCVKNPIPSQAINVRTISQQAKLKSIAQKILLQVNSKLGGELWTVGIPLKNLMVVGVDVHHDTSKRHHSVMGFVATVNGTLTRWYSRVMFQTPNEELIHGFRICFVAALQKYYEVNHNLPDKIVVYRDGVSEGQLSLVEQFEIPQLIKCFNNFPNYAPKLVFIVVQKRIATTLYSCAANNFGIPPPGTILDHTLTQRKWVDFYLMSHHIRQGHGVPTHYISLYNTTNLTPDHLQRLTFKMCHLYWNWPGTIPVPAPCKYAHKLAYLSGQYLHAEPSIQLSDKLFFL